The Pochonia chlamydosporia 170 chromosome 1, whole genome shotgun sequence genome window below encodes:
- a CDS encoding polysaccharide deacetylase (similar to Neosartorya fischeri NRRL 181 XP_001259776.1): MTKKRVLVSYGVDVDAVAGWLGSYGGEDSSNDISRGYFAGTVGVQRVLKLLKKYDIKATWFIPGHSLETFPDEMAAVRDAGHEIGLHGYSHENPTSMSIEQQREILHKTYCMLTEFAGKPPRGSVAPWWETSKEGAQLLLDYGIEYDHSMSHHDCQPYYLRTGDSWTKIDYTKKPSDWMHPCVKGEETGLVEIPANWYLDDLPPMMFIKNAPNSHGFVNARDVEDIWRDHFDYFYREYDEFIFPLTIHPDVSGRPHALLMHERLIEHMKQHEGVEFVTMEQICDEFKSKNPPAPGAILPAEAGHMLKQ, encoded by the exons ATGACTAAAAAAAGAGTTTTGGTATCATATGgcgttgatgtcgatgcagTAGCAGGAT GGCTTGGGTCATACGGAGGCGAAGACTCATCCAACGACATCAGTAGAG GCTATTTTGCTGGAACAGTTGGAGTACAGCGCGTATTAAAACTGCTTAAAAAATACGACATCAAGGCAACATGGTTCATTCCGGGCCACAGCCTGGAGACTTTCCCCGATGAAATGGCCGCTGTTCGGGACGCTGGACATGAAATTGGCCTGCACGGATATTCTCATGAGAATCCCACAAGCATGAGTATCGAGCAACAGAGGGAGATTTTGCACAAGACGTACTGCATGCTTACCGAGTTTGCTGGTAAGCCCCCTCGAGGCAGCGTTGCACCTTGGTGGGAAACCAGCAAGGAGGGAGcccagcttctgcttgacTATGGCATTGAGTATGATCATAGCATGAGCCACCATGACTGCCAGCCGTACTACCTGCGAACTGGGGACTCGTGGACCAAGATAGACTATACCAAGAAGCCGAGTGACTGGATGCACCCTTGTGTAAAGGGTGAAGAGACCGGCTTGGTTGAGATACCCGCGAACT GGTACCTCGACGATTTACCTCCCATGATGTTCATCAAAAACGCCCCTAATAGTCACGGATTCGTGAATGCAAGAGATGTGGAGGACATTTGGCGAGACCACTTTGATTACTTTTATCGCGAGTACGACGAGTTCATCTTTCCATTGACGATACATCCAGATGTATCTGGTCGTCCACATGCCTTGCTGATGCATGAGAGGCTCATTGAGCATATGAAGCAGCACGAGGGTGTCGAGTTCGTAACTATGGAGCAGATTTGTGATGagttcaagtccaagaaCCCCCCTGCTCCAGGAGCCATATTGCCAGCCGAAGCTGGTCATATGCTTAAACAGTAG
- a CDS encoding amino acid transporter (similar to Neosartorya fischeri NRRL 181 XP_001259777.1): MSDPEKSDTITPAPGRSSGSLEGVKLDNDAFEVFKTREGAVNFRTVGWIHASVIFLKVIFATGVLTIPSAMYVLGALPGALNVLGWQFLNTYCAIIQGNFRNSHAGCHSIADMAEVVGGLWLKEVTGVFFLVTYIIVCASGIFGTSVALNALSNHAICTNYFMLVATALVFLMSSIRKFEKIAWLTWLGFLSVYIAVFIVVVGVTTRDRPAAAPQTGDFDLGYHVIGNPTFIAGITSVATIFCSGAGTSAFLPVISEMRRPRDYNKAVYLCMGIVTISYLTFSLVVYKWCGKWVASPSLGSAGYTVKKISYGVGIAGLAISGMLYAHTAAKYLFVRILRNSEHLQKNSWVHWTTWLACTLSMSVISFLVASGIPIYNYLLALAGSLTFAPLALGLPGYLWIHDHGHYRKGNWWQVTVYWLNWFMILLAVFMTIGGTYGVVQNIIDAYANGTIGKAFSCADNSNSS, from the exons ATGTCTGATCCTGAGAAGTCCGACACTATTACGCCCGCACCCGGCCGCAGCAGTGGTAGCCTTGAAGGTGTGAAACTTGACAATGACGCATTCGAAGTCTTCAAGACGCGAGAGGGCGCTGTAAACTTCCGTACTGTCG GATGGATCCACGCTTCAgtcatcttcctcaaag TTATCTTTGCAACTGGTGTTCTCACCATCCCTTCAGCAATGTATGTTTTAGGGGCCTTGCCTGGAGCCCTTAACGTTCTTGGGTGGCAGTTCCTAAATACATATTGCGCTATTATCCAAGGCAACTTCCGCAACTCTCATGCGGGATGCCATTCCATTGCAGACATGGCCGAGGTGGTCGGCGGACTGTGGTTGAAAGAGGTTACgggcgtcttcttcctcgtaACGTACATTATTGTCTGCGCGTCAGGAATCTTCGGCACATCAGTGGCTCTCAACGCCCTGTCAAATCACGCCATTTGCACAAACTACTTTATGCTTGTGGCTACCGCCCTTGTTTTCCTCATGAGCAGCATTCGTAAATTTGAGAAGATTGCCTGGCTGACCTGGCTCGGCTTCCTGTCGGTGTACATTGCCGTCTTCATTGTTGT TGTTGGTGTCACTACTCGAGATCGCCCAGCGGCTGCTCCCCAAACTGGCGACTTTGATCTCGGTTACCACGTCATCGGTAACCCGACATTCATCGCCGGAATTACCTCCGTTGCCACCATCTTCTGCTCTGGAGCCGGAACATCGGCTTTCCTCCCTGTCATCTCCGAGATGAGAAGGCCAAGGGATTACAACAAGGCAGTATACCTATGCATGGGCATCGTGACCATCTCCTATCTGACCTTCTCCCTGGTGGTCTACAAATGGTGTGGCAAGTGGGTTGCATCGCCGTCCCTTGGTAGTGCCGGATACACGGTCAAAAAGATCTCATATGGCGTCGGTATCGCTGGCTTGGCTATCAGTGGCATGCTTTATGCCCACACGGCAGCCAAGTACCTCTTCGTCCGCATCCTCCGCAACTCGGAGCATCTCCAGAAGAACTCGTGGGTGCATTGGACCACCTGGCTCGCCTGTACCTTGAGCATGTCCGTCATTTCGTTTTTGGTAGCGTCTGGTATTCCCATCTACAACTATCTACTCGCTcttgcaggcagcttgaCCTTTGCGCCGCTGGCCCTCGGTTTACCTGGCTACCTTTGGATTCACGACCATGGGCATTACCGCAAGGGCAACTGGTGGCAAGTCACTGTTTACTGGCTAAATTGGTTCATGATCTTACTAGCCGTGTTCATGACTATTGGTGGGACATATGGTGTTGTGCAAAATATTATTGATGCATACGCAAACGGGACTATCGGAAAGGCATTCTCCTGCGCAGACAATAGTAATTCTTCGTAA
- a CDS encoding extracellular SCP domain-containing protein Pry1 (similar to Metarhizium acridum CQMa 102 XP_007807315.1), producing MIWSNLGFAFVAALAGVSASPLEARRNTAEFKDEMIASHNFFRSQHSAEPLVWDEELAQKAQAWADTCKFRHASTGENLAYTTRCSHCGYFTNMWGSERLKYDYNNPGFSSATGHFTQVVWKQSTNLGCGWKRCHGGSGKANGYYVVCRYTPPGNYQGRFKKNVGRQISGKSTDIYQPEAPTGGQTGAK from the exons ATGATTTGGTCCAACCTTGGATTCGCCTTTGTAGCGGCACTCGCCGGTGTCTCTGCTTCACCTTTAGAAGCGCGCCGGAATACGGCAGAGTTCAAGGATGAGATGATTGCTTCTCACAACTTCTTCCGGTCTCAGCATTCCGCTGAACCTTTGGTGTGGGACGAGGAGCTGGCCCAAAAGGCGCAAGCATGGGCTGATACTTGCAAATTTCGCCACGCG AGCACCGGAGAGAATCTAGCTTATACAACTCGGTGTAGCCACTGTGGCTACTTCACGAACATGTGGGGTAGCGAACGCCTGAAATACGACTACAATAACCCTGGATTCTCTTCGGCAACTGGCCACTTTACACAAGTGGTGTGGAAGCAGTCGACCAACTTGGGATGTGGCTGGAAACGCTGTCATGGCGGTTCGGGCAAGGCAAATGGTTACTATGTTGTCTGCAGGTACACACCACCTGGCAATTACCAAGGACGATTCAAGAAGAATGTAGGTCGCCAGATATCCGGCAAGTCGACTGATATTTACCAACCCGAGGCACCCACCGGTGGACAGACTGGTGCTAAATAG